GCATATATTAGTAAATTAGCTAAAAGCTAAGAGGATTTCCTCATAGCTTTGATGCTACAAGCTCAGCAAGTTCAAGCACTCTTCTTGCGTATCCAAATTCATTATCATACCATGCAAGAATTTTAGCTTTATTCCCATCAACTACACTTGTAGATAATGCATCTATTGTGCTTGAATTTGGATTTCCAATCATATCAGTAGACACCACTTCATCATAAGTGATTCCTAAAATTCCTTTTAATTGATTATTTGAATACTCTTCAAAAGCCTTATTAATTTCCTCAGCTGTTGTTCCTTTTTTTAGAGTTACTGAAATGTCAGTTACTGCTACATCAGGTACTGGTACTCTTAGCGCCATTGCATGCATTTTTCCTTTAAGAGAAGGAATTACTTCAATAGTTGCTTTTGCAGCGCCAGTTGTTGTAGGAATGATATTTACAGCAGCTGCTCTTCCTCTTCTATGTTTTCCAGGTTTTTTCTTATCAATTGTAACTTGACTTGAAGTATATGCATGCACAGTTGTAACTAATGCGCTCTCAACTCCAAAAACTTCTTCTAATACTTTCATAACAGGTGCAAGAGAGTTTGTTGTACAAGATGCATTAGAAATTACATGGTGATTTTGTGGGTCATATTCATTATGATTTACACCTAATACAATAGTTTTATCTACATTTTTTCCTGGGGCTGTAATAATTACTTTTTTTGCTCCTGCTTTTAAGTGTTTTGCTGCATCATCTTTTTTTGTAAATTTTCCAGTTGCTTCAATTACAATATCAACTCCAAGTTCACTCCAAGGTAATTTTTCCGGGTCTCTTTCGCTAACTATTTTTATCTCTTTTTTGTCTATAATTAATGAATCATCAGTATATTCAACACTTACAGGAAATCTTCCATGAACTGAGTCAAACTTTAACATATATGCTAAATCCTCAGGTGTTCCACTTCCTCCATTTGCTACTACTATTTCTATATTTTTAGGTTTTGTAGTAACATAGTGCCACAACACCATTTTACCAATTCTTCCAAGACCATTTATAGCAACTTTTTTCATTGACTCTCCTTTTTTTTAAAATTATACAATATTATTATTATTATTTATGAAATACCGATATTTATATATAATGAAATTAACATTAAATTTTAAAGAAAGGGTTAAAAATGTTTAATTCAAAAAAAATTAAACAAGAGTTAC
This Caminibacter mediatlanticus TB-2 DNA region includes the following protein-coding sequences:
- the gap gene encoding type I glyceraldehyde-3-phosphate dehydrogenase, translated to MKKVAINGLGRIGKMVLWHYVTTKPKNIEIVVANGGSGTPEDLAYMLKFDSVHGRFPVSVEYTDDSLIIDKKEIKIVSERDPEKLPWSELGVDIVIEATGKFTKKDDAAKHLKAGAKKVIITAPGKNVDKTIVLGVNHNEYDPQNHHVISNASCTTNSLAPVMKVLEEVFGVESALVTTVHAYTSSQVTIDKKKPGKHRRGRAAAVNIIPTTTGAAKATIEVIPSLKGKMHAMALRVPVPDVAVTDISVTLKKGTTAEEINKAFEEYSNNQLKGILGITYDEVVSTDMIGNPNSSTIDALSTSVVDGNKAKILAWYDNEFGYARRVLELAELVASKL